A window from Seriola aureovittata isolate HTS-2021-v1 ecotype China chromosome 14, ASM2101889v1, whole genome shotgun sequence encodes these proteins:
- the pank1a gene encoding pantothenate kinase 1a isoform X2: MKLISEKKPAFPWFGMDIGGTLVKLVYFEPVDITAEEEQEEVENLKSIRRYLTSNVAYGKTGVRDVHLELRNLTMCGRTGNLHFIRFPTQAMPRFIQMGRDKNFSSLHTTLCATGGGAYKFENDFRTMADLELLKLDELDCLIRGLLFVDRVSFNGHPEGYYFQNPSDTQSCVKKPCTLDNPFPMLLVNIGSGVSILAVYSENNYKRVTGTSLGGGTFLGLCCLLTGCETFEEALEMASKGDSTNVDKLVKDIYGGDYERFGLQGSAVASSFGHMMSKDKRDSISKEDLARATLVTITNNIGSIARMCAVNEKIERVVFVGNFLRINTVSTKLLAYAMDFWSKGQLRALFLEHEGYFGAVGALMELLKTTEDP; this comes from the exons CCTTCCCCTGGTTTGGTATGGACATCGGTGGCACCTTGGTGAAGCTGGTGTACTTTGAGCCAGTCGATATAactgcagaggaagagcaggaggaagtggAAAATCTCAAGTCCATCCGTCGCTACCTCACCTCAAATGTGGCCTACG GTAAAACAGGCGTCCGTGACGTCCACCTGGAACTGAGGAACCTGACCATGTGCGGCAGGACGGGGAACCTGCACTTCATCCGCTTCCCAACACAGGCCATGCCCCGTTTTATTCAGATGGGACGCGACAAGAACTTCTCCAGCCTGCACACGACACTCTGCGCCACCGGGGGCGGGGCGTACAAGTTCGAGAACGACTTCCGAACG ATGGCCGACCTGGAGCTGCTGAAGCTGGACGAGCTGGACTGCCTGATCCGTGGCCTACTGTTCGTCGACCGGGTGAGCTTCAACGGACACCCAGAGGGCTACTACTTCCAGAACCCGTCAGACACCCAGAGCTGCGTGAAGAAACCCTGCACCCTGGACAACCCCTTCCCCATGCTGCTGGTCAACATCGGCTCCGGGGTCTCCATACTGGCCGTGTACTCAGAGAACAATTACAAACGGGTGACTGGGACCAG tctgggAGGAGGTACGTTCCTGGGCCTTTGCTGTCTGCTGACGGGCTGCGAGACGTTCGAGGAGGCGCTGGAAATGGCCAGCAAGGGAGACTCCACCAACGTGGACAAACTGGTGAAAGACATCTACGGAGGAGACTACGAGCGTTTTGGCCTGCAGGGCTCTGCTGTCGCATCTAG ttttggtCACATGATGAGCAAAGACAAGCGAGACAGCATCAGTAAGGAAGACCTGGCCAGGGCCACGCTGGTCACCATCACTAATAATATAGGATCCATAGCACGGATGTGTGCTGTTAatgag AAAATCGAGCGTGTGGTGTTCGTGGGGAACTTCCTTCGTATCAACACAGTGTCCACAAAGCTGCTGGCCTATGCCATGGACTTTTGGTCTAAAGGACAATTAAGAGCCCTCTTCCTGGAACATGAG GGTTATTTTGGAGCTGTGGGGGCGCTGATGGAGCTTCTCAAGACAACAGAGGACCCGTGA